One Actinomycetota bacterium DNA window includes the following coding sequences:
- a CDS encoding Asp23/Gls24 family envelope stress response protein — protein sequence MDQTIDGQISIANEVLADIAGYAALECYGVVGMANPSVRDDVAQVLSRDKLRKGVRISTGTEGAIVHLHVIIEHGTKLAEVSRNLADRVRYVLTSIGDVSVESVEVHVQGIKVRK from the coding sequence ATGGACCAGACTATTGACGGTCAAATAAGCATCGCTAACGAGGTGCTCGCAGATATTGCGGGCTATGCAGCACTTGAGTGCTATGGGGTTGTCGGTATGGCTAATCCATCCGTTCGCGACGATGTAGCGCAGGTGCTTTCGAGAGATAAACTCAGAAAAGGCGTTCGTATCTCGACAGGAACTGAGGGTGCGATCGTTCACCTGCACGTCATCATCGAGCATGGCACCAAGCTGGCCGAGGTCTCACGCAATCTCGCTGACAGGGTTCGTTATGTTCTAACTTCGATCGGTGATGTCTCTGTTGAGTCTGTGGAAGTTCACGTACAAGGCATAAAGGTTCGCAAATGA
- the rpmB gene encoding 50S ribosomal protein L28, with protein sequence MSRVCCICGKHPSAGRNVSHSHRVTNRMFTPNIQKITAIVEGSTKKVNVCTKCMKAGKIQRG encoded by the coding sequence GTGTCTAGGGTATGTTGCATATGCGGTAAGCATCCAAGTGCGGGCAGAAATGTCAGCCATTCACATCGTGTGACCAATCGTATGTTTACTCCAAACATTCAAAAGATCACCGCGATAGTGGAGGGCAGCACTAAAAAGGTCAATGTATGCACCAAGTGCATGAAAGCCGGCAAGATTCAGCGCGGCTAA
- a CDS encoding DegV family protein, which yields MGKVGLVCDSTCDLGPVWCDANDIKMVPLKVLFGEETFRDWLDLSPKQFYDKLVTTKTLPKTSQPSPLEFSEVYAELARQGCEEIVSIHLSQAISGTCESARMAADDASVPVRIVDTKAVSQATGLAVKSAVEARNSGVSGEEVEARTLKVVSQTRMFFVLDTLEYLVKGGRAGKAQGLAASLLNIKPILTLTPEGVVAPFKKVKGTRKAMHEMVTQLVSDSKALGPLKVTIFQADAPDLIGEFESLVKEADFECEIEVGGWVGSVIGTYGGPNAIGCAYHPIA from the coding sequence ATGGGGAAAGTTGGATTGGTGTGCGACAGCACATGTGATTTAGGGCCAGTGTGGTGTGATGCGAATGACATCAAGATGGTTCCGCTCAAGGTCCTCTTTGGCGAAGAAACCTTTAGGGACTGGCTAGATCTCTCGCCCAAGCAGTTCTACGACAAGCTCGTGACCACAAAGACGCTCCCCAAGACATCTCAACCGTCACCCCTGGAGTTCAGCGAGGTCTATGCCGAGCTGGCTCGGCAGGGCTGCGAGGAAATCGTGTCCATCCATCTTAGTCAGGCTATATCCGGGACTTGTGAATCCGCGCGTATGGCCGCCGATGATGCCTCGGTGCCGGTTCGGATCGTCGATACAAAAGCGGTCAGCCAGGCTACCGGGCTTGCGGTCAAGAGTGCGGTCGAGGCGAGGAACTCAGGAGTAAGCGGTGAGGAGGTCGAGGCTAGAACGCTAAAGGTCGTCTCTCAGACCCGTATGTTCTTTGTCCTGGATACACTCGAGTACCTGGTCAAGGGTGGTCGTGCCGGCAAAGCTCAAGGACTCGCCGCATCACTTCTCAATATCAAGCCAATCCTCACGCTTACTCCGGAGGGCGTGGTCGCGCCCTTCAAAAAGGTCAAAGGCACCCGCAAGGCTATGCACGAGATGGTGACACAACTTGTTTCGGACTCTAAGGCGCTGGGTCCTTTGAAGGTCACAATCTTTCAAGCCGACGCGCCCGATCTTATCGGTGAATTTGAAAGTCTGGTCAAAGAGGCTGATTTTGAGTGCGAGATCGAAGTAGGCGGTTGGGTAGGCTCTGTAATCGGCACATACGGCGGGCCGAATGCGATTGGCTGTGCGTATCACCCTATTGCATAG
- a CDS encoding DAK2 domain-containing protein yields the protein MIEANVADPSPKSIASVLVRAAAAALSDRVEEVNRLNVFPVPDGDTGTNMSLTMEAVISALTALPDDADIPAVCKAITHGSLMGARGNSGVILSQIIRGLCESFAAETLIDSGVVASALQRSVEVSFQAVRKPVEGTILTVLRDTAKKAKEVHGLGASLDELLEASVQESFESVKRTPELLPVLKENNVVDAGGYGLAILGEGLLAAYEGKEVIVPDVSIAGASGLLIEVVDDWDDSEYLYCTEFLLYGEDIDKDAVSDFVQEHGGSELVIGDQGQYKIHVHTDSPGAILSYMTTIGEISDVHVNNMRRQSAQRSEGIAAAAKSEPHKPIGIVTVASGDGISAIFKSLGVDQVVSGGQTMNPSTAELLKAASRISADSVIILPNNKNVIMSARQAAEHAEFPISVVPTRSIPQALTAILEMDPGLSLEENVANMAEAIEGVRTGEITTAIKDSKANGHVIKKGDIIGIADDQIAVVGADVFDVAEQLVAVMIGDLQTLTLFAGEEFSDEQMEELRIRIQETYPKVEVETYRGEQPLYPIIISAE from the coding sequence ATGATCGAGGCCAACGTAGCAGACCCATCCCCGAAATCTATTGCAAGCGTCCTCGTCAGAGCAGCTGCGGCGGCACTCTCCGATCGCGTCGAGGAGGTCAACCGACTAAACGTATTTCCCGTTCCCGATGGCGACACCGGGACCAATATGTCTCTAACGATGGAGGCGGTAATTTCGGCGCTTACCGCTCTTCCTGACGACGCTGACATTCCAGCGGTATGCAAAGCGATCACTCATGGGTCACTAATGGGCGCGCGAGGCAACTCAGGCGTGATTCTGAGTCAGATCATACGAGGTTTGTGTGAGTCCTTTGCTGCCGAGACGCTCATTGACAGCGGCGTGGTTGCCTCGGCGCTGCAACGCTCGGTCGAAGTTTCGTTTCAGGCAGTCAGGAAGCCAGTTGAGGGCACTATACTGACGGTTCTGCGCGACACGGCAAAGAAAGCGAAGGAAGTTCATGGCCTCGGCGCCTCTCTCGATGAACTGCTGGAGGCATCCGTTCAAGAATCGTTCGAATCGGTGAAACGAACACCCGAACTGCTCCCGGTACTGAAAGAGAACAATGTTGTGGATGCCGGCGGATATGGCCTGGCCATCCTCGGCGAGGGACTACTTGCCGCCTATGAGGGCAAGGAGGTTATCGTTCCCGATGTTTCGATAGCGGGTGCCTCCGGCCTCTTAATAGAGGTAGTGGACGACTGGGACGACAGCGAATATCTGTACTGCACAGAGTTTCTTCTCTATGGCGAAGATATCGACAAGGACGCCGTTTCAGATTTCGTTCAGGAGCATGGTGGCTCTGAGCTGGTCATTGGGGATCAGGGGCAGTACAAGATTCATGTCCATACCGATTCCCCCGGGGCTATCTTGTCGTATATGACGACGATCGGCGAGATATCCGATGTCCACGTCAACAATATGCGCCGGCAAAGCGCGCAGCGCTCAGAAGGTATTGCTGCTGCGGCAAAAAGTGAACCTCACAAGCCGATTGGCATTGTAACCGTGGCGTCCGGTGATGGTATCTCGGCAATATTCAAAAGCCTCGGCGTAGATCAGGTCGTCAGCGGGGGTCAGACGATGAATCCTTCAACGGCCGAGCTGCTCAAGGCCGCTTCCCGGATAAGCGCGGACTCGGTCATAATCCTGCCTAACAACAAGAATGTCATAATGTCTGCTCGGCAGGCAGCCGAACACGCCGAATTCCCAATCTCTGTGGTTCCGACTCGCTCGATTCCTCAAGCACTTACGGCCATACTCGAGATGGACCCTGGCCTGTCACTTGAAGAGAACGTCGCTAATATGGCTGAAGCGATCGAGGGTGTCAGAACCGGGGAGATAACTACTGCGATAAAAGATTCCAAGGCCAACGGCCATGTCATCAAGAAGGGCGATATCATTGGCATCGCCGATGACCAGATTGCGGTGGTTGGCGCGGATGTGTTCGACGTCGCCGAGCAGCTCGTGGCTGTAATGATCGGAGATTTACAGACTCTTACGCTCTTTGCAGGCGAGGAGTTTTCGGATGAGCAGATGGAGGAATTGAGAATTCGCATTCAAGAGACATATCCCAAGGTTGAAGTCGAAACCTACCGTGGCGAACAGCCTCTTTACCCGATAATTATCTCAGCAGAATAG